A section of the Leptospira noumeaensis genome encodes:
- a CDS encoding SPFH domain-containing protein: MGATVIVVFLIIVYIVKKTIIIVPEQSVYVKERLGVLNGVLKSGFYFMIPFVDQIRYRQNLKEQTIDIDPQVCITRDNVSVEVDGVLYLKVIDGEKASYGIDNFMLATTQLAQTTLRSEIGKLIFDNLLSERDEINGRVVSNIDRATDPWGIKVTRYEIRNITPPKQILLEMENQMKSERERRAEITISQGEKEARVNHSVGERQESINISEGEKIRLVNEADGRAQEITLISNATAKGLQLISEAISKKGGKEAVSLQITQEYLDALGQILKTSKTTVVPETLANIGGVFEGLSKITTKIPQVGE, translated from the coding sequence ATGGGCGCAACCGTCATCGTTGTATTTTTGATCATTGTTTATATTGTCAAAAAGACAATCATCATTGTTCCAGAACAAAGTGTTTATGTTAAAGAAAGATTAGGTGTTTTGAACGGGGTTTTAAAATCGGGATTTTATTTTATGATTCCATTTGTAGACCAAATTCGTTACCGCCAAAATTTAAAAGAACAAACCATCGATATCGATCCACAAGTTTGTATCACAAGGGATAACGTATCCGTTGAAGTGGATGGAGTTTTGTATTTAAAAGTCATCGATGGAGAAAAGGCATCTTACGGAATTGATAACTTTATGTTGGCAACCACACAACTTGCCCAAACCACTCTTCGTTCTGAAATTGGAAAATTAATTTTTGATAACTTACTTTCTGAAAGAGATGAAATCAATGGCCGAGTGGTTTCCAATATTGATCGTGCTACCGATCCTTGGGGAATCAAAGTCACAAGATACGAAATTCGTAATATCACTCCACCCAAACAAATCCTTCTCGAGATGGAAAACCAAATGAAATCCGAAAGGGAAAGACGAGCAGAGATCACCATCTCCCAAGGAGAAAAGGAAGCTCGGGTGAATCATTCGGTGGGAGAAAGACAAGAATCAATCAACATTTCCGAAGGGGAAAAAATTCGATTGGTGAATGAAGCCGACGGACGTGCCCAAGAGATCACACTCATTTCCAATGCGACAGCAAAAGGTTTACAACTCATCTCGGAAGCCATTAGTAAAAAAGGTGGAAAGGAAGCAGTCAGTTTACAAATCACTCAAGAGTATTTGGATGCCCTTGGTCAAATCCTAAAAACTTCTAAAACCACTGTGGTTCCAGAAACTTTAGCAAACATCGGTGGAGTGTTTGAAGGTCTTTCCAAAATCACCACAAAAATCCCACAGGTAGGAGAATAG
- a CDS encoding SPFH domain-containing protein, whose product MEFIYLGFWSIIAIYLIYKIFRCIRIIPAQDVLIVERLGKYSRSLRAGFHILIPFIDRDAYYHTLKEQSIDVQPQICITHDNVQVKVDGVIYLKIIDPVRASYGIEDFQFAAIQLAQTTMRSVIGTMELDKTIGEKDLINSTIVAAIDQASEPWGIKVNRYEILNIVPPKSVLDAMEKEKKAQIAKRSQVLLSEGERDSRINRSLGFKEEAVNKSEGEKQRRINSAEGKATEIEALAVATAKGIESIAGAISDQGGASAIKLQITKAFIHNFLNVAKENTEILIPADVMNLPNLIANLTEGKKPKA is encoded by the coding sequence ATGGAATTTATATACTTAGGATTTTGGTCGATCATCGCCATTTATTTGATTTATAAAATCTTCCGCTGCATCCGCATCATTCCGGCACAGGATGTTTTAATTGTAGAACGATTAGGAAAATACTCTCGGAGTTTACGAGCAGGTTTTCATATCCTCATCCCATTCATTGATCGCGATGCGTATTACCACACTCTCAAAGAACAATCCATCGATGTACAACCACAAATTTGTATCACACATGACAACGTACAGGTGAAAGTGGATGGAGTGATTTATTTAAAAATCATTGATCCCGTTCGCGCTTCTTACGGAATCGAAGATTTCCAATTTGCAGCCATCCAACTCGCACAAACAACTATGCGTTCTGTGATTGGAACGATGGAACTCGACAAAACCATCGGTGAAAAAGATTTAATCAACTCCACCATTGTAGCTGCCATTGACCAAGCTTCTGAACCTTGGGGGATCAAAGTCAATCGTTATGAAATTTTGAATATTGTTCCACCAAAATCGGTTCTTGATGCCATGGAAAAAGAAAAGAAAGCACAGATCGCCAAACGTTCGCAGGTGCTTCTTTCGGAAGGAGAAAGAGATTCTCGAATCAACCGCTCCCTCGGTTTCAAAGAAGAAGCTGTGAATAAATCCGAAGGGGAAAAACAAAGAAGGATCAACTCTGCGGAAGGAAAAGCAACAGAGATTGAAGCCCTTGCTGTTGCAACGGCCAAAGGAATTGAATCCATCGCCGGTGCTATCTCCGACCAAGGAGGTGCCTCTGCGATCAAACTCCAAATCACAAAGGCTTTTATCCACAATTTCCTGAATGTTGCCAAAGAGAATACGGAAATCCTCATCCCTGCGGATGTGATGAATTTACCAAATCTCATTGCCAACTTAACCGAAGGGAAAAAACCAAAAGCATAA
- a CDS encoding RNHCP domain-containing protein: MVRESDLSKFQKISKKKRFDDEDEDFLSEKPKTKSHRFRSDVDEFRCVECKQMVFPPGFGTDQRNHCPNCLTSLHLDNSPGDRAAICGSKMEAISIWVRKGEWVILHRCKGCGVIHANRIGPDDNEALLVSLAAQAMAKPSFRLFRENPVENPPDDKY; encoded by the coding sequence ATGGTACGTGAATCCGATCTATCTAAATTTCAAAAGATCTCTAAGAAAAAACGTTTTGATGATGAAGACGAAGACTTTTTGTCCGAAAAACCTAAAACAAAATCCCATCGATTTCGTTCTGATGTAGATGAATTTCGTTGTGTGGAATGCAAACAAATGGTGTTTCCTCCCGGTTTTGGAACTGACCAAAGGAACCATTGTCCCAATTGTTTGACGAGTTTGCATCTGGACAATTCTCCTGGTGACCGAGCTGCCATTTGCGGAAGTAAGATGGAAGCAATTTCCATTTGGGTTAGAAAAGGGGAATGGGTGATTTTACACCGCTGCAAAGGTTGTGGGGTGATCCATGCCAATCGCATTGGGCCTGACGATAACGAGGCACTCCTTGTTTCGCTTGCTGCACAAGCTATGGCCAAACCTAGTTTTCGATTGTTTCGAGAAAATCCGGTGGAAAATCCACCGGATGACAAATATTAA